From Streptomyces yatensis, one genomic window encodes:
- a CDS encoding ABC transporter ATP-binding protein — MTAAVASVEASRDDAVLDISGLVRHFTGPAGTVKAVDGVSLSIGRGEIVGLVGESGSGKSTVGRCAVRLDRPTAGSVTINGREVTRLSKRALRPLRKDFHLVFQDPSSSLDPRMTVRAIVAQPLRLHRLASGDALRDRVAALLAQVGLRPELARRRPHELSGGQRQRVSIARALSVDPQLLVADEPTSALDVSVQASVLNLLADLQRERRFGCLFITHDLAAVEYLADRIAVMYLGQLVEQAPAAELFADPKHPYTQALLSAAPVPDPAAQRSRARIVLSGELPSPLDPPPGCRFHTRCPLAVDRCRTEPPALRVLAGGGGREVSCHLVADDGTAPDASAP, encoded by the coding sequence ATGACCGCCGCCGTCGCATCCGTGGAGGCGTCGCGGGATGACGCCGTGCTCGACATCAGCGGCCTCGTCCGCCACTTCACCGGCCCGGCCGGCACCGTCAAGGCGGTCGACGGGGTCAGCCTCAGCATCGGCCGGGGCGAGATCGTCGGCCTGGTCGGGGAGTCCGGCAGCGGCAAGTCCACGGTGGGGCGGTGCGCCGTACGGCTGGACCGGCCGACCGCGGGCAGCGTCACGATCAACGGCCGCGAGGTGACCCGGCTCTCGAAGCGGGCGCTGCGCCCGCTGCGCAAGGACTTCCACCTGGTCTTCCAGGACCCGTCCTCCTCGCTCGACCCCCGGATGACCGTGAGGGCCATCGTCGCCCAGCCGCTGCGGCTGCACCGCCTGGCCTCCGGCGACGCGCTGCGCGACCGGGTCGCCGCGCTGCTGGCCCAGGTGGGGCTGCGGCCCGAACTGGCGCGGCGGCGGCCCCATGAGCTCTCCGGCGGACAGCGGCAGCGGGTCTCGATCGCCCGCGCGCTGTCCGTCGATCCACAGCTGCTGGTGGCCGACGAGCCGACGTCGGCGCTGGACGTCTCCGTCCAGGCGTCCGTGCTCAATCTGCTGGCGGATCTGCAGCGGGAGCGGCGCTTCGGCTGTCTGTTCATCACCCATGACCTGGCCGCCGTCGAATACCTCGCCGACCGGATCGCGGTGATGTACCTGGGGCAGCTGGTGGAACAGGCCCCGGCCGCCGAGCTGTTCGCCGACCCCAAGCATCCGTACACCCAGGCGCTGTTGTCGGCGGCCCCGGTGCCGGACCCGGCCGCGCAGCGGTCGCGCGCCCGGATCGTGCTCAGCGGGGAGCTGCCCAGCCCGCTGGATCCGCCCCCGGGCTGCCGCTTCCACACCCGCTGTCCGCTCGCCGTCGACCGCTGCCGCACCGAGCCGCCCGCGCTGCGGGTACTTGCGGGCGGCGGGGGCCGGGAGGTCTCCTGCCATCTGGTGGCGGACGACGGAACGGCGCCGGACGCGTCGGCACCATGA